A single genomic interval of Pyrus communis chromosome 5, drPyrComm1.1, whole genome shotgun sequence harbors:
- the LOC137734178 gene encoding LOW QUALITY PROTEIN: uncharacterized protein (The sequence of the model RefSeq protein was modified relative to this genomic sequence to represent the inferred CDS: inserted 3 bases in 2 codons; substituted 2 bases at 2 genomic stop codons) translates to MGRNSLSPPAILDDSGGADGKSSFYVVLTFALFLFAVATLVLQSSMTLAFRQGSERGSLLREGLKFGSTLRFVPGRVSRRFVEGDGLDLARKEARIGIRPPRLALILGNMKKDPQSLMLITVMKNIKKLGYELKIFSVANGKAHKMWEQLGGQISVLAPECYGLVDWSIFGGVIVDSLEAKESISSLMQEPFCSVPLIWIIQEDTLANRLPVYEEMGLKHLTSHWKSAFSGANVVVFPDFSLPMLYSVLDTGNFFVVPGSPIDVWAAESYRKTYSKNQLRKSNEFSEDDMLVVVVGSSFFXKLSWDYAVAMHSIGPLLIKYARRDDAGRLFKFVFLCSNSSDGYADAFQEAASHLGLLHGSVRYYGLNRDVNSVLLMADIVLYGSTQDVQGFPPLLIRAMTFGIPVIGPDFHVLKEYVVDGVHMILFPKHNPDALMSAFSLMISNGKLSKXASSGRLLAMNLLASECVTSYARLMENALNFRSDALLPGPISQLQQGTWEWNLFGNEIDYRTGNILNIDEQXSWNNTSVVNALEEDLLGFGYSPNISDNVTWDSSLDIPTQLDWDLLKEFESSEVYETLEMEELSERMEKDTGFWDDIYRKAXKAEKLRFEANERDEGEFERTGQTICIYEIYSGSGTWPFLHHGSLYRGLSLVNNTKGEVIYFWGRLNVNGGVTGSEDALTFWSVCDILNEGHCRNVFEDAFRWMYTLPSNTEALPPMPEDGGHWSALHSWVMPTRSFLEFIMFSRIFVDSLDALHANSGNRNMCLLGSSELERKYCYCRVLEVLVNVWAYHSGRKMVLIDPVSGSLEEQHPVELRKGFMWAKYFDTTLLKSMDEDLAEAADDGDHPREMWLWPLTGEVHWEGIYEREREERYRLKMDKKRKTKEKLLERMRHGYKQKTIGG, encoded by the exons ATGGGCCGGAACTCATTGTCTCCTCCAGCTATCCTCGACGACAGTGGCGGTGCCGACG GAAAGTCGTCGTTCTACGTGGTCCTCACTTTCGCCCTCTTTTTGTTCGCGGTGGCCACGTTGGTGTTGCAGAGCTCCATGACATTGGCCTTCAGGCAAGGGAGCGAGAGAGGGAGCTTGCTCAGGGAAGGCTTGAAGTTTGGGAGCACCTTGAGGTTTGTGCCTGGGAGGGTTTCGAGAAGGTTCGTGGAGGGTGATGGGCTTGATCTGGCTCGAAAGGAGGCGAGGATTGGTATTCGCCCGCCGAGGCTCGCTCTT ATCTTGGGAAACATGAAGAAAGATCCACAATCTTTGATGTTAATTACTGTCATGAAGAATATCAAGAAACTGGGTTATGAACTTAAG ATTTTTTCTGTGGCGAATGGTAAAGCACATAAAATGTGGGAGCAACTTGGTGGCCAGATTTCGGTTCTAGCTCCGGAGTGTTATGGGCTTGTTGATTGGTCGAT TTTTGGAGGCGTTATTGTTGACTCGCTGGAGGCAAAAGAATCCATTTCAAG CCTTATGCAGGAGCCTTTTTGTTCAGTACCACTGATATGGATAATTCAAGAAGATACACTTGCGAATCGGCTTCCCGTGTATGAAGAAATGGGCTTGAAACATCTTACTTCTCATTGGAAAAGTGCTTTTAGCGGAGCTAACGTTGTCGTGTTTCCAGATTTCAGTCTGCCG ATGTTATATAGTGTTCTTGACACTGGAAACTTCTTCGTCGTTCCTGGATCACCAATAGATGTTTGGGCTGCGGAAAGCTACAGAAAAACCTACTCCAAGAATCAGTTGAGGAAGAGCAATGAGTTTAGTGAAGATGATATGCTGGTTGTAGTTGTTGGAAGTTCTTTTTT TAAGCTTTCATGGGACTATGCTGTGGCGATGCATTCTATAGGACCACTGCTAATAAAATATGCAAGGAGGGATGATGCAGGAAGgttgttcaaatttgttttcttatgTAGTAATTCCTCCGACGGATATGCTGATGCTTTCCAG GAAGCTGCTTCACATCTGGGACTTCTTCATGGATCTGTGCGGTATTATGGCTTGAATCGTGATGTCAACAGTGTGTTATTGATGGCTGACATTGTTCTCTACGGTTCTACACAAGATGTACAAGGTTTTCCGCCATTGCTTATCCGTGCCATGACCTTTGGGATCCCAGTTATTGGGCCTGATTTTCATGTCTTGAAGGAATAT GTGGTTGATGGAGTTCACATGATATTGTTCCCAAAGCATAATCCTGATGCTTTAATGAGCGCTTTCTCGCTTATGATTTCAAATGGGAAACTTTCAA TTGCTTCTTCTGGAAGACTGCTTGCTATGAACTTGCTGGCATCGGAATGCGTAACCAGTTATGCAAGGCTTATGGAGAATGCGCTAAATTTTCGGTCAGATGCTCTGCTGCCAGGGCCAATCTCTCAGCTTCAACAGGGTACATGGGAATGGAATTTGTTTGGGAATGAAATAGATTATAGAACAGGAAATATTCTGAACATTGACGAGCAGTAATCCTGGAATAACACTAGTGTCGTTAATGCCCTAGAAGAAGACTTGTTGGGTTTTGGTTACTCACCAAACATCTCTGATAATGTAACTTGGGATTCATCATTAGATATTCCAACTCAATTAGATTGGGATCTCTTGAAGGAATTTGAAAGCTCTGAAGTATATGAGACGTTAGAAATGGAGGAG CTATCAGAAAGAATGGAGAAAGATACTGGTTTTTGGGATGACATATATCGTAAGGCCTGAAAAGCTGAAAAGCTTAGATTTGAAGCAAATGAGAGGGATGAGGGTGAATTTGAGAGGACAGGCCAGACAATATGCATTTATGAGATATATAGCGGGTCTGGGACCTGGCCATTCTTGCACCACGGCTCTCTGTACCGTGGATTGAGCCTTGTGA ACAACACAAAAGGCGAAGTAATATACTTTTGGGGACGCTTGAACGTGAATGGTGGGGTGACGGGAAGTGAAGATGCACTCACGTTTTGGTCTGTATGTGACATCTTGAATGAGGGACATTGCAG AAACGTTTTTGAAGATGCATTTCGCTGGATGTATACCTTGCCATCTAATACAGAAGCTCTCCCTCCCATGCCAGAAGATGGTGGTCACTGGTCTGCCTTGCATAGTTGGGTGATGCCAACTCGCTCCTTCCTCGAGTTTATCATGTTTTCTCG GATATTTGTTGATTCTCTGGATGCATTGCACGCCAATTCTGGCAATAGAAATATGTGTCTGTTGGGTTCCTCAGAACTTGAG AGAAAATATTGTTACTGTCGGGTATTAGAAGTCCTTGTGAATGTCTGGGCTTATCATAGTGGACGAAAGATGGTTTTAATAGATCCAGTTTCTGGTTCACTGGAAGAGCAGCATCCAGTTGAGCTACGGAAAGGATTTATGTGGGCCAAGTATTTTGATACTACATTGCTAAAGAGTATGGATGAAGATTTAGCAGAAGCCGCAGATGACGGTGATCATCCAAGGGAGATGTGGTTGTGGCCACTCACCGGGGAAGTGCATTGGGAAGGAATTtatgagagggagagggaagagagaTATAGGCTAAAGATGgacaagaaaaggaaaacaaaagaaaaattactcGAAAGAATGAGGCATGGATACAAACAGAAGACAATTGGAGGATAG
- the LOC137734608 gene encoding SWR1 complex subunit 2-like: MKVSKDEPPAVFLDRTSRATRGKRMTKLLDEEIEDDEMFWNQEALKEDEDDGNYEAEPEVADEFDSDFDEDEPDPDEGAENNDADERVRTKKRLIYPGKQSSKKKMKKKKVISELESKDGNEKSSHPEQLQDAPEEAEAERTVRKSTRTSVVVRQAERDAIRAALQATMKPIKRKKEGEEKRMTQEEMLLEAAQTEIMNLRNLERVLAREEEVKKRAIVHKAVYTGPQVRYFSKDGCSYLEFSKGLSFQSEISTAPVPYPEKAVCAVTGLPAKYRDPKTGLPYATKEAFNIIRQRFLQESGRVRKEMDLGDLYGSLAGKGFSARGKRSVASNNIDALYSRYFARFRRIPALESESSD, encoded by the exons ATGAAGGTCTCCAAGGATGAGCCGCCGGCTGTTTTTCTGGATCGGACCTCACGCGCCACCAGAGGGAAGAG GATGACTAAGTTACTCGATGAGGAAATCGAAGATGATGAGATGTTCTGGAATCAGGAGGCTCTCAAAGag GATGAAGATGATGGAAACTATGAAGCAGAGCCTGAGGTTGCTGACGAATTTGATAGCGATTTCGATGAAGAt GAGCCAGACCCTGACGAAGGAGCGGAAAACAACGACGCAGATGAGAG AGTGAGGACGAAGAAGCGGCTGATATATCCAGGAAAGCAATCgagcaagaagaagatgaagaagaagaaagtgataTCGGAATTAGAATCCAAGGATGGAAATGAGAAGTCTTCTCATCCCGAACAACTTCAGGATGCTCCTGAGGAAGCAGAAGCAGAGAGAACTGTGAGAAAATCTACTAGAACTTCAGTGGTTGTCCGTCAAGCTGAGAGGGACGCAATACGTGCGGCCTTGCAAGCGACCATGAAG CCGATTAAGAGAAAAAAGGAAGGCGAGGAGAAGAGGATGACTCAAGAAGAGATGCTCTTAGAAGCAGCTCAAACAG AAATTATGAACTTGAGAAATTTGGAGCGTGTTCTAGCGAGGGAGGAAGAAGTTAAGAAAAGAGCCATTGTACATAAGGCTGTCTATACTGGTCCACAAGTACGTTATTTTTCAAAAGATG GCTGCTCGTATCTGGAATTTAGCAAAGGATTGTCATTTCAGTCAGAAATCTCTACCGCACCTGTTCCCT ACCCTGAGAAAGCTGTCTGTGCTGTTACTGGTTTACCTGCCAA GTACCGTGATCCAAAGACGGGGCTACCTTATGCAACAAAGGAAGCTTTTAACATCATTCGGCAACG ttttctaCAGGAAAGTGGTAGGGTCAGGAAAGAGATGGACCTGGGTGACTTGTACGGTTCACTTGCTGGTAAGGGGTTTTCGGCAAGGGGGAAGAGATCAGTGGCGTCAAATAACATTGATGCGTTGTATTCTCGATATTTTGCACGTTTCCGCAGAATTCCAGCTCTTGAAAGCGAATCATCTGATTAA
- the LOC137734610 gene encoding exocyst complex component SEC5A-like gives MSSDGDDLDEDELLQMALKEQSQRDVNYKKPTSSNSRSAPVANYVQQPHQQPPRKPAASPAPNQATRASNTGNRRRAVEEDDESDVDMLSISSGDEDSTAKDQQRARFRGGKAASAAAARRGSRGDDDAAWDGGEPGCWKHVDEAELARRVREMRETRSAPVAQKVERKVSTAGLARKGLNNLQSFPRGMECIDPLGLGIIDNKTLRLITESSDHSPSKNDKLDNNLREKLLYFSEKFDAKLFISRIHQDTGAADLEAGALALKSDLKGRTQQRKQLVKDNFDCFVSCKTTIDDIESKLKRIEEDPEGSGTSHLFNCMQGVSSLANRAFQPLFERQAQAEKIRSVQGMLQRFRTLFNLPSTIRGSISKGEYDLAVREYKKAKSIALPSHVGILKRVLEEVEKVMHEFKGMLYKSMEDPQIDLTNVENTVRLLLELEPESDPVWHYLNIQNNRIRGLLEKCTLDHEARMETLHNELRERALSDARWRQIQEDINQSSDVNYSLGDNHLPVDSLPVDLTGEEVDALRGRYIRRLTAVLIHHIPAFWKVALSVFSGKFAKSSQVSTESNANTPANKAEDKVGDGKYSTHSLDEVAGMIRNTISAYEVKVCNTFRDLEESNILQPYMRDAITEISKACETFQAKESAPSIAVTATRALQSEITKIYILRLCSWMRASTAEISKDETWVPVSVLERNKSPYTISFLPLAFRNVMTSAMDQIKLMIQSLRTEATKSEDMFMQLQETQESVRLAFLNCMLDFAGHLERGGSELAVNKSSKGSSHVQNGYSHTLAEKSDLPGSVGPHQQLLIVLSNIGYCREELSYELYNNYKHIWLQSRERGEEDGDIQDLVVSFSGLEEKVLEQYTFAKANLIRTAAWNYLLDSGVQWGAAPAVKGVRDAAVELLHTLVAVHAEVFSGAKPLLDKTLGILVEGLIDTFISLFHENKSKELRSLDANGFCQLMLELEYFETILNPYFTADARESLKSLQGVLLDKATESVSENAENPGHNRRATRGSEEAADDRQDGMSVSPDDLIALAQQYSSELLQAELERTHINTACFVESIPLDSVPESAKRAYASFRGSLDSPSRNYRGNTGSPSYTRNRRR, from the exons ATGTCGAGCGACGGCGACGACCTGGACGAAGACGAGCTCCTCCAGATGGCTCTAAAGGAACAATCACAGCGCGACGTCAACTACAAAAAACCCACCTCCAGCAACTCCCGCTCTGCCCCCGTCGCCAACTACGTCCAGCAGCCCCACCAACAACCGCCGCGTAAACCCGCCGCTTCTCCTGCCCCCAACCAAGCCACCAGAGCCAGCAACACCGGCAACAGGCGGCGTGCGGTGGAGGAGGACGACGAATCCGATGTCGACATGCTCAGCATATCCAGCGGCGATGAGGACTCCACCGCCAAAGATCAGCAGCGCGCGCGGTTCCGAGGAGGCAAGGCTGCTTCTGCTGCTGCCGCCAGACGTGGTTCTCGAGGAGATGATGATGCCGCTTGGGACGGCGGAGAGCCTGGTTGCTGGAAGCACGTCGACGAGGCTGAG CTTGCTCGTAGGGTTCGTGAAATGCGAGAGACAAGATCAGCACCAGTGGCCCAAAAGGTTGAGCGCAAAGTTTCCACAGCGGGCTTGGCACGGAAGGGGCTTAACAATTTACAGTCATTCCCACGGGGCATGGAATGCATTGATCCCCTAGGCTTGGG GATCATTGACAACAAAACCTTAAGATTGATTACTGAGTCATCCGACCATTCTCCGTCCAAGAATGACAAACTGGATAACAACCTTCGTG AGAAGTTGTTGTATTTCTCCGAGAAATTTGATGCCAAGCTCTTTATCTCACGGATACACCAAGATACTGGTGCAGCAGATTTGGAGGCTGGTGCTCTTGCTCTAAAAAGTGATCTTAAAGGACGAACTCAGCAGAGAAAACAATTGGTCAAAGACAATTTTGACTGCTTTGTCTCTTGCAAAACCACAATTGATG ATATTGAGTCAAAGTTAAAGCGGATTGAAGAAGACCCTGAAGGTTCAGGCACTTCTCATTTGTTTAACTGTATGCAAGGAGTGAGTTCGTTGGCTAATCGTGCATTCCAGCCTCTATTTGAGAGACAG gCTCAAGCTGAGAAGATCAGGTCCGTGCAAGGAATGCTACAGAGGTTCCGAACGCTATTCAACTTGCCCAGTACAATTCGTGGTAGCATAAGCAAGGGAGAATATGACTTGGCAGTTAGGGAATACAAGAAGGCCAAATCGATTGCTCTGCCTTCTCAT GTGGGAATACTGAAACGGGTACTTGAAGAGGTTGAGAAAGTGATGCATGAGTTTAAAGGGATGCTTTACAAGTCTATGGAAGATCCGCAAATAGATTTAACAAAT GTTGAAAACACAGTGAGGCTGTTATTGGAGCTGGAACCTGAGTCAGATCCTGTATGGCACTATTTAAATATACAG AATAACAGAATTCGAGGTTTGCTTGAGAAATGCACATTGGATCATGAAGCTAGGATGGAGACTTTACATAATGAGTTACGTGAAAGGGCTCTGTCTGATGCAAGATGGAGACAGATTCAAGAAGATATAAATCAATCT TCAGATGTCAACTATTCTCTTGGGGACAACCACCTTCCAGTAGATTCTCTGCCAGTGGACTTGACAGGTGAAGAAGTTGATGCTCTTAGAGGGAGGTATATTCGCAGATTAACTGCTGTACTTATCCATCACATACCAGCTTTCTGGAAAGTGGCACTTTCTGTTTTCAGTGGGAAATTCGCAAAG TCGTCCCAAGTTTCTACTGAATCAAATGCTAACACTCCAGCAAATAAAGCTGAGGATAAAGTTGGAGATGGGAAGTACTCCACTCATTCCCTTGATGAAGTTGCTGGAATGATACGGAATACCATATCTGCGTATGAAGTCAAA GTTTGCAATACATTTCGCGATCTTGAAGAATCAAACATTCTGCAACCGTATATGAGGGATGCCATAACAGAGATATCTAAAGCATGTGAAACTTTCCAAGCAAAAGAATCAGCTCCTTCTATTGCTG TAACTGCAACTCGAGCACTTCAGTCGGAAATTACTAAGATTTACATCCTAAGGCTCTGCTCATGGATGCGGGCATCAACTGCAGAGATTTCAAAAGATGAGACATGGGTTCCAGTGTCAGTTCTTGAAAGGAATAAATCTCCCTATACAATCTCTTTCTTGCCTCTAGCATTCCGTAATGTTATGACCTCAGCAATGGATCAAATCAAGTT GATGATTCAATCTTTAAGAACTGAGGCTACGAAGTCAGAGGATATGTTCATGCAACTCCAAGAAACACAAGAATCTGTCAGACTTGCATTTTTGAACTGCATGCTTGATTTTGCAG GTCATCTAGAGCGTGGTGGAAGTGAGCTTGCCGtaaacaaatcaagcaaaggaagttCACACGTACAAAATGGATATTCTCATACCCTAGCAGAAAAGTCTGATCTCCCAGGAAGTGTTGGTCCACATCAACAGTTGTTAATAGTCTTGAGTAATATTGGCTATTGCAGAGAAGAACTTTCTTATGAGTTGTACAACAATTACAAGCACATCTGGCTACAGTCTAG ggaAAGAGGAGAAGAGGATGGTGACATACAGGACCTAGTGGTGTCCTTTTCTGGCCTTGAAGAGAAGGTCCTTGAGCAATATACTTTTGCTAAG GCAAATTTGATCAGAACTGCTGCCTGGAACTATTTGTTGGATTCTGGTGTTCAATGGGGAGCAGCACCTGCTGTAAAA GGTGTGCGTGATGCTGCTGTCGAGTTACTGCACACTTTGGTAGCTGTGCATGCAGAG GTGTTCTCTGGTGCTAAGCCGTTATTGGACAAGACACTTGGCATTCTTGTGGAAGGTCTAATTGACACTTTTATCAGTCTGTTCCATGAAAATAAATCGAAAGAGCTTAGGTCACTTGATGCAAATGGTTTCTGTCAGCTAATGCTGGAG CTTGAATACTTCGAGACTATATTAAATCCATATTTCACTGCGGATGCAAGGGAGTCTTTGAAGTCCTTACAAGGGGTACTTCTCGATAAAGCCACTGAGAGTGTATCAGAAAATGCGGAGAATCCAGGGCATAATCGACGAGCAACACGTGGAAGTGAAGAGGCTGCTGATGATAGACAGGATGGGATGAGTGTGTCACCAGATGACCTCATT GCACTTGCTCAGCAGTATAGCTCTGAATTACTTCAAGCAGAGCTTGAGAGGACTCACATCAACACGGCATGTTTTGTGGAGTCAATTCCGTTAGACTCAGTACCCGAATCAGCCAAGCGTGCTTATGCGTCGTTTAGGGGATCACTAGACTCTCCCAGCAGGAACTACAGAGGCAACACAGGATCCCCAAGCTACACTCGGAATAGGCGTCGATGA
- the LOC137734609 gene encoding uncharacterized protein, translating to MLKFLSRVRIEFNALDPRTASCLEFLAQCNARKAKESNPSCAVQVKRRTDDQPPKITVTFVNGVEQVYDATTTPAQDIRNMILEKGQSLETEQMFRDAGESWPVIIPGGELHQPAPGTKPKKAEEKKQ from the exons ATGTTGAAGTTCCTATCGAGAGTGAGGATCGAGTTCAATGCCTTGGACCCTCGAACGGCGTCGTGTCTGGAGTTCCTGGCGCAGTGCAACGCCCGCAAGGCCAAGGAGTCCAACCCCTCCTGCGCTGTCCAAGTCAAGCGCCGCACCGACGACCAGCCCCCCAAGATCACCGTCACCTTCGTCAACGGCGTCGAGCAGGTCTACGACGCCACCACCACTCCCGCCCAGGACATCCGCAACATGATTCTCGAAAAGGGTCAGAGCCTCGAGACCGAGCAGATGTTCCGCGACGCCGGCGAGTCCTGGCCCGTTATTATCCCCGGCGGCGAGCTCCACCAACCGGCCCCGGGCACCAAG CCGAAGAAAGCTGAAGAGAAAAAGCAGTAA